A region of the Ferviditalea candida genome:
GTTCAGATCGGAAGACGCACGAAAACCGATGTCTGTATCGGCTATATTAACGACATCGCCGATCTGGATTTGGTTGAAGCGGTACGCGACAAACTGGCAAAAATCGATTTGGACGGCATTCCGCTGGCAGATAAGCAATTGGAGGAGGCATTGATTGAGAAAACCTGGAATCCGTATCCGGTTGTCCGCTATTCTGAGCGTCCCGATGTGGTGGCTAACCATCTGCTGGAGGGTCATGTCATTTTGTTTGTGGACACGTCTCCGAGCGTCATCATTTTGCCGACAACCTTTTTTCATCTCGTTCAGCATGCCGAGGAATATCGGGAAACTCCGTTTATCGGCACTTATGTTCGATGGATCCGATTCCTCGGCATATTTGCCTCGCTGTTTCTTTTGCCGATATGGTTTTTGTTCGTGATCCATCCTGAATTGAAACCGCCCGGGTTGGAGTTTCTCGGACCGCAAAAAGAAGCCCGCGTTCCGATTATCGTGCAGTTTTTCTTGATTGAAATCGGCGTGGACCTGGTTCGTTTGGCGGCAGTGCATACTCCCCAGCCGCTGGCGACGGCAATGGGACTCGTCGCGGCGATATTGGTCGGAAATATCGCGGTGGACGCCGGGCTTTTCGTCAACGAAGTGATTCTCTACATGGCTGCTGCAACGATCGGCATGTTCGCGACGCCGAGCTACGAATTGAGCATGGCCAATCGGATTGTCCGATTGATCCTGTTGCTGGCCGTGGCCATGTTTAAGGTTCCCGGACTTTTGGTGTCGAGCACGGTCATCTTCCTGATTCTCGCTTTTCAGCGCTCGTTTAATACCCCGTATATGTGGCCATTCATCCCCTTCAACGCCAAGGCGATGTGGACGATTCTGATCCGTCAGCCGATTCTCAGCATGAAGAAACGTCCGAGCATTACCAAGCCGAAGGACAATTCCAGGCAGCCCGCTTAAGTTTAAGAATGTTGTCAATCCTGCAGGGTTATGGTAACTTTAAATTATATTTTTCATCCGCCGCGATGCAGGAAAGGGGACTTTTTGTTTATGTATTTGCATGGAACAAGCAAAATCAACAGCAAGGGCCATTTGGAAATCGGCGGCTGTGATACGACGGAGCTCGTCGAAAAATTCGGCACTCCGCTTTATGTGATGGATGAAGCGCTGATCCGCCAAAGGGCGCGGGAATATATGGAGGCCTTTCGCGCTGCCGGGCTTGGTTTTCAGGTGGCATACGCGAGCAAGGCTTTCAGCGTGATGGCCATGTGCCGATTGGCCGATGAAGAAGGGCTGTCGCTGGATGTGGTGTCCGACGGCGAGCTGTACACCGCGTTGAAAGCGGGATTCCCTCCCGAACGGATTCATTTCCACGGCAACAACAAAACGCCTCAGGAAATCGCCATGGCCCTGGATGCCAAGATCGGCTATTTCGTGGTCGACA
Encoded here:
- a CDS encoding spore germination protein, which codes for MTTDVLDKPETQAKDEKQGGDPSKGSGTAKDRKETLSKEELKLKNTDEISGRLNKDKKVLEEKVGAETSFDVILREMVFGTKHCLFFYLNGFVKDDVMTEIMKRMSYLKREELVPNTLKHFIEEYIPHVQVETVDNMNDVVDKVLKGSSALFVEKETKAIIIDVKTYPVRSIDEPDLEKVVRGSRDGFVETLLTNVTLVRRRIRDPRLKLEAVQIGRRTKTDVCIGYINDIADLDLVEAVRDKLAKIDLDGIPLADKQLEEALIEKTWNPYPVVRYSERPDVVANHLLEGHVILFVDTSPSVIILPTTFFHLVQHAEEYRETPFIGTYVRWIRFLGIFASLFLLPIWFLFVIHPELKPPGLEFLGPQKEARVPIIVQFFLIEIGVDLVRLAAVHTPQPLATAMGLVAAILVGNIAVDAGLFVNEVILYMAAATIGMFATPSYELSMANRIVRLILLLAVAMFKVPGLLVSSTVIFLILAFQRSFNTPYMWPFIPFNAKAMWTILIRQPILSMKKRPSITKPKDNSRQPA